A single genomic interval of Lentimicrobium saccharophilum harbors:
- the cysS gene encoding cysteine--tRNA ligase, which translates to MENKLFIYNTLSRKKEVFEPINPPNVGMYVCGPTVYGDGHLGHARPAVTFDLVFRYLKHLGYKVRYVRNITDVGHLENDADEGEDKIAKKARLEALEPMEVVQYFTDRYHKNMEQLNVLSPSIEPRASGHIMEQMKMAEDILAAGLAYESGGSVYFDVEKYNKQYHYGKLSGRVIEDLMTNTRELDGQDEKHNPFDFALWKKAQPEHIMRWPSRWSDGFPGWHLECSAMSTRYLGERFDIHGGGMDLLFPHHESEIAQSVAANRTEPVKYWMHNNMITINGQKMGKSLGNFITLNEFFSGSHAALTQAYSPMTIRFFILQAQYRSTLDFSNEALQGAEKGLGRLMGAWQTLGKLRPSDASTVDVSAIRQSCYDAMNDDFNSPVVIAALFDAARIINLVNDGREKLTEADLALLKETFNTFTGDILGLKTEATVSGENELVENLMQLILELRKNARSAKDFATADKIRDELTRAGVVVKDTKDGAVWSRE; encoded by the coding sequence ATGGAAAACAAGCTGTTCATTTACAATACCCTGAGCCGGAAAAAGGAAGTTTTTGAACCCATCAATCCCCCGAATGTGGGGATGTATGTGTGCGGGCCCACGGTATACGGCGACGGTCACCTGGGCCATGCACGCCCGGCAGTTACCTTCGACCTGGTATTCCGCTACCTGAAGCACCTGGGCTACAAGGTAAGGTATGTGCGCAACATCACTGATGTGGGCCACCTCGAAAACGATGCCGACGAAGGAGAGGATAAGATTGCCAAAAAAGCACGCCTCGAGGCGCTTGAGCCAATGGAAGTGGTACAGTATTTCACCGACCGCTACCATAAAAATATGGAACAGCTGAACGTGCTCAGTCCCAGCATTGAGCCGCGGGCTTCGGGCCACATCATGGAGCAGATGAAGATGGCCGAGGATATCCTGGCCGCCGGACTGGCCTATGAAAGCGGAGGCTCGGTCTATTTCGACGTGGAGAAATACAACAAACAGTATCATTATGGCAAGCTTTCGGGCCGGGTAATCGAAGACCTGATGACGAACACCCGCGAGCTGGACGGACAGGACGAAAAACACAACCCTTTCGACTTTGCCCTCTGGAAAAAAGCCCAGCCCGAGCACATCATGCGCTGGCCTTCGCGCTGGAGCGACGGCTTCCCGGGCTGGCACCTGGAGTGCTCGGCCATGAGTACCAGGTACCTGGGCGAACGCTTCGACATACACGGCGGAGGCATGGACCTGCTCTTCCCCCACCACGAGTCGGAAATCGCGCAAAGCGTGGCCGCCAACCGCACCGAACCGGTTAAATACTGGATGCACAACAACATGATCACCATCAACGGGCAGAAAATGGGGAAATCGCTGGGCAATTTTATCACCCTCAACGAGTTCTTCAGCGGAAGCCACGCAGCCCTTACCCAGGCATACAGCCCCATGACCATACGCTTCTTTATCCTGCAGGCGCAATACCGCAGTACGCTCGACTTCAGCAACGAAGCGCTGCAGGGAGCCGAAAAAGGGCTGGGCCGCCTGATGGGCGCATGGCAGACCCTCGGTAAACTTCGTCCCTCCGATGCAAGTACCGTGGATGTGTCCGCTATCCGACAGTCATGCTACGACGCCATGAACGATGACTTCAACAGTCCGGTGGTGATCGCCGCCCTCTTCGACGCCGCGAGGATCATCAACCTGGTGAACGACGGCAGGGAGAAGCTTACGGAAGCTGACCTGGCGCTGCTGAAAGAGACTTTCAACACCTTTACGGGCGATATACTGGGACTTAAAACCGAAGCGACCGTTTCGGGCGAAAATGAACTGGTGGAAAACCTGATGCAGCTGATCCTGGAACTCAGGAAAAATGCCAGATCGGCCAAAGACTTCGCCACCGCCGATAAAATCCGCGATGAACTTACCCGTGCCGGGGTGGTGGTGAAAGACACCAAAGACGGGGCGGTGTGGAGCCGGGAGTAA
- a CDS encoding CPBP family intramembrane glutamic endopeptidase — MRWPVVLREIGPGGQLFLLLLLLLVCGIFSVSLAYFISLIIWGSATILIPAADEASNLNFVRFFQMANQVGIFLLPPVLLAMLTEAHPSVFLKNTRPRPLHLLLTMLMILTAGPFINQLISWNEAMRLPEFLAGLEHWMRDAEESAARLTNRFLAVTGTFDLIVNVVMIGLLPAIGEELLFRSALIGILRKFFKQVHWPVILSALIFSAFHLQFFGFLPRFVLGLGLGYLFVWSGSVWVPVLAHFVNNIMVVLISYLYQHNLISNDVETFGQTSSPFVLTASVILPVLALLLIKRSGKTTNKGSAQG, encoded by the coding sequence ATGCGGTGGCCGGTTGTTTTAAGGGAAATTGGCCCGGGCGGACAGTTGTTTCTGCTGTTGCTGCTGCTATTGGTCTGCGGCATCTTTTCCGTTTCCCTTGCCTATTTTATCTCGCTGATTATCTGGGGGTCCGCCACCATTCTTATTCCGGCGGCCGATGAAGCCTCCAACCTGAATTTTGTCCGCTTTTTCCAGATGGCCAACCAGGTGGGGATCTTCCTGCTGCCCCCCGTTCTGCTGGCCATGCTTACGGAGGCACATCCTTCTGTATTCCTGAAAAATACCCGTCCCAGGCCCCTGCACCTGCTCCTGACCATGCTGATGATCCTTACCGCCGGCCCTTTTATCAACCAGCTGATTTCATGGAATGAAGCCATGCGGCTTCCGGAGTTTCTGGCAGGGCTGGAACACTGGATGCGTGATGCCGAGGAATCGGCGGCACGGCTGACCAACCGCTTTCTGGCCGTAACCGGCACTTTTGACCTTATTGTCAATGTGGTGATGATCGGACTGCTGCCGGCCATAGGCGAAGAACTGCTTTTCCGCTCGGCCCTGATAGGCATACTCAGGAAATTCTTTAAACAGGTACACTGGCCGGTAATCCTTTCCGCCTTGATTTTCAGCGCCTTTCACTTACAATTCTTCGGCTTTCTCCCCCGCTTTGTCCTGGGGCTGGGGCTGGGTTACCTCTTTGTGTGGTCCGGCTCTGTTTGGGTACCTGTACTGGCGCATTTCGTCAATAATATAATGGTAGTACTGATATCTTACCTTTATCAGCATAACCTTATCTCCAATGACGTTGAAACGTTTGGTCAAACCAGTTCCCCCTTCGTGTTGACAGCTTCAGTCATTTTGCCGGTACTGGCTTTATTGCTGATTAAACGCTCAGGAAAAACCACAAACAAGGGATCAGCACAGGGGTGA
- the dusB gene encoding tRNA dihydrouridine synthase DusB, translating into MKIGSLEIIGLPLFLAPMEDVTDPPFRKICRELGADVVVTEFISSEGLIRDVAGSLKKLEFSADERPVGIQIFGNNVEAMINAARVAASAAPDFIDLNFGCPVRKIVNKGGGAALLQDLPLLLQITGAVVKSVEVPVTVKTRLGWDERSKPIVDLALKLQDAGIAALTIHGRTRAQLYGGKADWTLIGEVKNHPSIHIPIIGNGDVTDGPSAKAMLDQTGVDGIMIGRASVGNPWIFREVHHYLATGNTLPSPGMDERLRVCRQHLETSVAWKGEITALLEMRRHYSHYFSGLPNFKPFRMRLMTTVSLGEVNGILDDIARQYCP; encoded by the coding sequence ATGAAGATCGGATCACTGGAGATAATAGGATTGCCGCTTTTTCTGGCACCCATGGAAGACGTCACCGACCCGCCGTTCCGGAAGATTTGCCGGGAGCTGGGTGCAGATGTGGTGGTAACGGAGTTTATTTCTTCCGAGGGACTGATCCGTGATGTAGCCGGAAGCCTGAAGAAGCTGGAATTTTCGGCTGATGAACGCCCTGTGGGGATTCAGATTTTCGGGAATAACGTGGAGGCTATGATCAACGCTGCCAGGGTGGCCGCATCGGCCGCGCCCGATTTTATCGACCTGAACTTCGGCTGCCCGGTGCGGAAAATTGTGAACAAGGGAGGCGGGGCGGCCCTGCTGCAGGACCTTCCCCTGCTGCTGCAGATCACCGGGGCGGTGGTTAAGTCGGTGGAAGTGCCGGTAACCGTGAAAACCCGCCTGGGCTGGGATGAGCGCTCCAAACCCATCGTTGACCTTGCCCTGAAACTGCAGGATGCCGGCATCGCCGCCCTGACCATTCACGGCCGTACCCGCGCGCAGTTGTACGGGGGCAAAGCCGACTGGACGCTGATAGGGGAGGTAAAGAACCACCCGTCCATCCATATCCCCATCATCGGCAACGGCGATGTGACCGATGGCCCATCGGCCAAAGCCATGCTTGATCAGACCGGGGTCGACGGCATTATGATCGGTCGCGCATCGGTGGGGAACCCATGGATATTCAGGGAGGTGCATCACTACCTTGCCACCGGAAACACGTTACCGTCCCCGGGTATGGACGAGCGCCTGCGGGTGTGCCGTCAGCATCTGGAGACATCTGTGGCCTGGAAAGGCGAAATCACCGCGCTGCTCGAAATGCGCAGGCATTACAGCCACTATTTCAGCGGACTGCCCAACTTCAAACCCTTCAGGATGCGGCTGATGACCACCGTCAGCCTGGGGGAGGTAAACGGCATACTTGATGATATTGCGCGGCAGTATTGTCCCTGA
- a CDS encoding sigma-54-dependent transcriptional regulator — MASDPFRIFIVEDDIIFAKIISHHLSLNPDNEVEIFPDGKSLLKNLYKNPALISLDYNLPDMTGLEVLKQIKEFNPDTPVVIVSGQQDVATAIELLKKGAYDYILKDQDTKERMWNIIKNIRENVELRQKIAILEEEIGRKYEVNNLIKGNSPAINKVFILIEKAARTNITVSIYGETGTGKELVAKSIHHASGRRKKPFVAVNVTAIPKELIESEMFGHEKGAFTGANNRRIGRFEEANHGTIFLDEIGDMDLNMQSKLLRVLQEEEVVRVGGNENVKLDVRVIVATHKNLQELVRKGEFREDLYYRLLGLPIHLPPLRERGSDIALLARFFVDEFCQKNKLGKLSISSKAIEKIQKYPFPGNVRELKAIMELASVMTNTDVIEESDISFSTASASQDFLYEETTLEEYNKKIINHFLQKYDNKVRLVARKLDIGKTTIYRLMNEGKL; from the coding sequence ATGGCATCAGACCCCTTCAGGATATTTATCGTTGAGGACGATATTATTTTCGCGAAGATTATTTCTCATCATCTTTCGCTGAATCCGGACAATGAGGTAGAGATTTTCCCCGACGGCAAAAGCCTGCTGAAAAACCTCTACAAAAATCCCGCGCTGATTTCGCTTGACTATAACCTGCCCGATATGACCGGGCTGGAGGTACTCAAGCAGATCAAGGAGTTCAATCCCGATACTCCGGTGGTGATCGTTTCGGGGCAGCAGGATGTGGCAACCGCCATCGAGCTACTGAAAAAGGGCGCCTACGATTACATCCTGAAGGACCAGGATACCAAGGAGCGTATGTGGAACATCATCAAGAACATACGCGAGAATGTCGAGCTGCGTCAGAAGATCGCCATCCTGGAAGAGGAGATCGGCCGCAAGTACGAGGTCAACAACCTGATCAAGGGCAACAGTCCGGCCATCAACAAGGTGTTTATCCTGATAGAAAAGGCGGCGCGCACCAACATCACGGTTTCCATATACGGAGAAACCGGTACCGGTAAAGAGTTGGTTGCCAAATCGATACATCATGCGTCGGGACGCCGGAAGAAGCCTTTTGTGGCGGTAAACGTAACGGCCATCCCCAAGGAACTGATCGAAAGCGAGATGTTCGGCCACGAAAAGGGTGCGTTTACCGGTGCCAACAACCGCCGCATCGGCCGCTTCGAAGAGGCCAATCACGGCACCATTTTTCTCGACGAAATCGGCGATATGGACCTGAATATGCAGTCGAAGCTGCTCAGGGTGCTGCAGGAAGAGGAAGTGGTAAGGGTTGGGGGCAACGAGAATGTGAAACTGGATGTCAGGGTCATCGTGGCAACGCACAAAAACCTGCAGGAGCTTGTGCGCAAGGGCGAGTTCCGCGAGGACCTTTATTACCGCCTGCTGGGTCTGCCGATTCACCTTCCGCCCCTGCGCGAGCGGGGCAGCGACATCGCCCTGCTGGCCCGGTTTTTTGTGGATGAGTTCTGCCAGAAAAACAAACTCGGCAAGCTATCCATCTCGTCAAAAGCCATCGAGAAAATTCAGAAATATCCCTTCCCGGGCAATGTAAGGGAGCTGAAAGCAATTATGGAACTGGCATCTGTAATGACCAATACCGATGTGATTGAGGAATCGGACATTTCCTTCAGTACGGCCAGCGCCAGCCAGGACTTCCTTTACGAGGAAACCACCCTGGAAGAGTACAACAAAAAGATCATCAACCACTTCCTTCAGAAATACGACAATAAGGTAAGGCTGGTGGCCCGGAAGCTGGATATCGGCAAAACCACCATTTACCGGCTGATGAACGAAGGGAAATTATAA
- a CDS encoding HAD family hydrolase — protein MSEINDKPDLGSIRNLIFDFGNVLLNIDPKRSSEAFRRLGVKDETDFFGSRSSLELMVKFERGQVSPEEFRNTVLRSLQPGVTPEQVDTAWNALLLDFPPRRVELLKRLRNDYRLYLLSNSNHIHYVSYTAGFLRNYGFPLAELFDKMWFSQQIGLSKPDPEIFRYVLNEGWLHPEETLFIDDTLVHVEAARKTGIRAWHLLPGTDVCDLF, from the coding sequence ATGTCAGAGATAAATGATAAACCAGACCTGGGCAGCATCCGGAACCTGATTTTCGATTTCGGGAATGTGCTGCTGAATATCGATCCGAAACGCAGCAGCGAGGCTTTCCGTCGGCTGGGCGTGAAAGATGAAACCGACTTCTTTGGAAGCCGTTCCAGCCTTGAGCTGATGGTGAAATTCGAACGCGGACAGGTATCGCCAGAAGAGTTCAGAAATACCGTTCTCCGGAGCCTGCAGCCGGGGGTTACCCCCGAACAGGTAGACACCGCGTGGAATGCCCTGCTGCTTGACTTTCCTCCCCGCCGCGTGGAACTGCTCAAACGGCTGCGGAATGACTACCGCCTTTATCTGCTTTCCAATTCCAACCATATCCACTATGTGTCGTACACCGCCGGTTTTCTGCGCAACTATGGCTTCCCGCTGGCTGAACTCTTCGACAAAATGTGGTTTTCGCAACAGATCGGTCTCTCCAAGCCCGATCCGGAAATTTTCAGGTATGTGCTGAACGAAGGCTGGCTGCATCCTGAAGAAACCCTCTTTATCGACGACACCCTGGTACATGTGGAAGCTGCCCGCAAAACAGGCATCCGGGCATGGCACCTGCTGCCCGGCACCGATGTGTGCGATTTGTTCTGA
- a CDS encoding LytR/AlgR family response regulator transcription factor → MNRLKTIAIDDEPLALKLITDYISKTPFLELTGSFESPLTALEYLETHPVELAFLDIQMPDLLGTEFARISKGNCRFIFTTAYASYAVEGFRLDALDYLMKPFSYEEFLESANRARSRIMPAGADKEPQIDTDSDFLFIKSDYKLRRVNLDDILYIEGLKDYVKIYLHREDHPLLTLVTMKQLELKLPAGRFMRVHRSFIVNLKRIEVIERSRIVFGKTYIPISDQYKEAFQSFVDKNFI, encoded by the coding sequence ATGAACAGGTTAAAAACCATTGCCATCGACGATGAGCCGCTGGCCCTGAAGCTGATCACGGACTATATCAGCAAAACACCGTTCCTTGAGCTTACAGGAAGCTTTGAAAGTCCCCTTACAGCGCTTGAATATCTTGAAACGCACCCTGTTGAACTGGCATTTCTTGATATTCAGATGCCGGACCTTCTGGGAACGGAATTTGCCCGCATCAGCAAAGGAAACTGCCGTTTTATATTTACCACGGCCTATGCTTCTTACGCGGTGGAGGGTTTCCGCCTGGATGCGCTTGATTACCTGATGAAACCCTTTTCGTATGAGGAATTTCTTGAGTCGGCAAACCGGGCCAGAAGCAGGATAATGCCTGCCGGTGCAGACAAAGAACCTCAGATTGATACCGACAGCGATTTCCTCTTCATCAAATCAGATTATAAATTAAGACGGGTCAACCTTGATGATATCCTTTACATTGAAGGGCTGAAAGATTATGTCAAGATATACCTTCACCGGGAAGATCACCCCTTGCTCACACTGGTGACCATGAAGCAACTGGAACTGAAACTACCAGCCGGCCGGTTTATGCGGGTGCACCGTTCCTTTATTGTGAACCTGAAGCGTATCGAGGTCATAGAAAGAAGCCGCATCGTATTCGGTAAAACCTATATTCCCATCAGCGATCAGTACAAAGAAGCCTTCCAGTCTTTTGTGGATAAGAATTTTATCTGA
- a CDS encoding sensor histidine kinase yields MQTMKGDKLTFFIHLAFWAVVLLLPWFMISGNLEQPGFFEGRYYVRVAIGGVLFYISYLWLVPSYYLKGRKLEFFLYAALAIVLSVMLTDNLGHWLFPDDLLRQRMDMLRDRLAIEGFDFHGPPPAMHMMNTAFISMLITGLAMGLRLTEAYNLKEKEHRDLEKEKLSSELSMLKNQISPHFFFNTLNNIYSLTESGSRDASNAVLKLSKMMRYVLYESETGNITLEQELAFMNNYIDLMRLRLSDKVKVSVDFRPHSEQLTIPPMIFIAFIENAFKHGISYKSPSFIDISLKSTETRIEFSCTNSRSPEKGTNSVSGPGIGLENIRKRLNLLYPGRHTLKISEDNESYNVQLIINLK; encoded by the coding sequence ATGCAAACTATGAAAGGCGATAAACTGACCTTTTTTATTCATCTCGCCTTCTGGGCAGTGGTATTGCTGCTTCCCTGGTTTATGATATCGGGCAATCTGGAGCAACCCGGATTTTTCGAAGGCAGGTATTATGTGCGTGTGGCCATTGGCGGAGTGCTGTTCTACATCTCTTATCTCTGGCTGGTACCTTCTTATTATCTGAAAGGGAGAAAACTTGAATTCTTTCTCTATGCAGCGCTGGCAATTGTCCTTTCGGTTATGCTTACCGACAACCTTGGGCACTGGCTCTTCCCCGATGACCTCCTCCGGCAACGCATGGATATGCTGCGCGACCGCCTGGCCATTGAAGGATTTGACTTCCACGGGCCACCGCCGGCTATGCACATGATGAACACAGCATTTATTTCCATGCTTATCACAGGCCTGGCCATGGGATTGAGACTTACGGAAGCCTATAACTTAAAGGAGAAGGAACACCGGGACCTGGAAAAGGAAAAACTTTCCTCGGAACTGAGTATGCTGAAAAACCAGATTAGCCCGCATTTTTTTTTCAATACCCTGAACAACATCTATTCCCTTACCGAATCGGGCAGCAGGGACGCTTCCAACGCCGTCCTGAAGCTCTCTAAAATGATGCGGTATGTGCTGTATGAATCGGAAACCGGCAATATTACACTGGAGCAGGAACTGGCCTTTATGAACAACTATATCGACCTGATGCGCCTGCGGCTGAGCGATAAAGTGAAAGTTTCGGTAGATTTCAGGCCACATTCGGAACAGCTCACCATTCCGCCCATGATCTTTATCGCTTTTATCGAGAATGCCTTCAAACATGGAATCAGTTATAAATCTCCTTCATTTATTGACATCAGCCTGAAATCGACGGAAACCCGGATTGAATTTTCGTGCACCAACAGCCGCTCACCCGAAAAAGGCACCAACAGCGTTTCAGGTCCGGGCATCGGACTGGAAAATATCCGGAAACGTTTGAACCTGCTCTATCCCGGCCGGCACACGCTGAAAATCTCAGAAGACAATGAATCATACAATGTTCAACTTATCATCAATCTGAAATAA
- a CDS encoding ABC transporter permease — MNITNLSKIALNALMRNKFRAFLTMLGIIIGVASVIAMLAIGEGSKQSIQQQISSMGSNLVMIMPATQSMGGVQQGNSASKALSIKDVRAIEANCPSVLVVSPEVRGSGQAVAVGKNWPTSVYGGGVGYIDIKKLSLASGRNFTEQEVHSSAKVCLIGQTVVDNLFGEDVDPVGQSIRFRGIPFTIIGLLSEKGENTFGMDQDDLLIAPYTTVQKRILAITHINSIQTSAISEEATTQAVSEITAALRNSHKLQDGDDDDFQIRTQAELVSTFTSISDILTTLLGAIAAISLLVGGIGIMNIMYVSVTERTREIGLRMSIGGRGLDILMQFLIESTFLSVIGGIFGIVLGITASSVIGNIMGWPVSVMPVAVIMSFLVCTAIGIFFGWYPARKASNLNPIDALRFE; from the coding sequence ATGAACATTACAAACCTGTCAAAAATAGCCCTCAACGCCCTGATGCGCAATAAATTCAGGGCCTTTCTCACCATGCTTGGCATCATCATCGGCGTTGCTTCGGTAATCGCCATGCTCGCCATCGGTGAAGGCTCCAAGCAAAGTATTCAGCAGCAGATCAGCAGCATGGGATCAAACCTGGTGATGATCATGCCGGCCACACAATCGATGGGTGGGGTACAACAAGGCAATTCAGCTTCCAAAGCCCTTAGTATTAAGGATGTCCGGGCCATCGAAGCCAACTGTCCTTCGGTACTCGTGGTCTCTCCTGAGGTAAGGGGCTCAGGACAAGCGGTGGCGGTGGGGAAAAACTGGCCCACTTCCGTTTATGGCGGAGGAGTTGGTTATATAGACATAAAAAAACTTTCGTTGGCATCCGGGAGGAATTTTACGGAGCAGGAGGTCCATAGCTCGGCAAAAGTCTGCCTGATCGGCCAAACCGTGGTTGATAACCTGTTTGGAGAAGATGTTGACCCGGTCGGACAATCCATACGTTTCCGGGGAATCCCGTTTACCATCATCGGACTGTTATCGGAGAAAGGCGAAAACACTTTCGGAATGGATCAGGACGACCTGCTGATCGCACCCTATACCACCGTGCAGAAGCGCATCCTGGCCATCACCCACATCAATTCCATACAAACCTCGGCCATCAGTGAGGAAGCTACCACGCAGGCCGTCAGCGAAATTACGGCCGCACTGCGGAATTCACATAAACTGCAGGATGGCGATGACGATGACTTTCAGATCAGGACCCAGGCCGAACTGGTAAGTACCTTCACCTCCATCAGCGACATCCTTACTACCCTGCTCGGGGCCATAGCAGCCATTTCGTTGCTTGTCGGCGGTATCGGCATCATGAATATCATGTACGTTTCCGTCACCGAAAGAACCCGTGAAATCGGGCTGAGAATGAGTATCGGCGGCAGGGGCCTCGACATATTGATGCAGTTCCTGATCGAAAGCACCTTCCTGAGTGTAATCGGAGGTATTTTCGGTATTGTGCTGGGTATTACCGCATCCTCGGTGATCGGGAATATCATGGGATGGCCTGTTTCGGTAATGCCTGTTGCCGTGATCATGTCGTTTCTGGTATGCACCGCCATCGGCATATTCTTTGGCTGGTACCCTGCCAGAAAGGCATCAAACCTGAATCCCATCGATGCGCTCAGGTTTGAATAA
- a CDS encoding ABC transporter ATP-binding protein yields MKAHKKTIISVTGLKKYFRVGEVIVQALRGIDLSIEEGEFVAIMGASGSGKSTMLNILGCLDQPSEGTYLLDGTDVSGLSKNELARLRNLKLGFVFQSYNLLPRTSALENVELPLFYNHAIRARERRERAEAALGAVGLADRMHHMPNQLSGGQQQRVAIARSLVNDPVLILADEATGNLDTRTSYEIMALFQELNEKGKTIVFVTHEPEIAEFMGRNVVFRDGNIVKQNPLLKRNSAMEMLKALPPEND; encoded by the coding sequence ATGAAAGCGCACAAAAAAACAATTATTTCCGTTACAGGGCTTAAAAAATACTTCCGGGTTGGTGAAGTAATTGTACAAGCCCTGCGGGGCATAGATCTCTCCATTGAGGAGGGAGAATTTGTCGCCATTATGGGGGCCAGCGGAAGCGGAAAGTCAACCATGCTCAATATTCTTGGCTGCCTCGACCAGCCCTCGGAAGGGACTTATCTTCTTGATGGCACCGATGTAAGCGGTCTGAGCAAAAATGAACTTGCCAGGCTGCGCAATCTTAAACTCGGATTTGTATTTCAATCCTATAACCTGTTACCCAGAACTTCAGCCCTCGAGAATGTGGAACTGCCACTTTTCTATAACCACGCTATCAGGGCGCGCGAGCGCCGCGAAAGAGCCGAGGCCGCACTCGGGGCCGTCGGGCTGGCTGACAGGATGCATCATATGCCCAATCAACTCAGCGGAGGTCAGCAGCAAAGGGTTGCCATTGCACGCTCCCTGGTGAACGACCCGGTGCTCATCCTTGCCGATGAAGCCACCGGAAACCTTGATACGCGCACTTCCTATGAAATCATGGCCCTCTTTCAGGAATTGAATGAAAAAGGTAAAACCATCGTTTTCGTAACCCATGAACCTGAAATTGCGGAATTTATGGGAAGAAACGTGGTGTTCAGGGATGGAAACATCGTGAAACAGAACCCGTTACTCAAACGCAATTCAGCCATGGAAATGCTGAAAGCATTGCCGCCGGAAAATGACTGA
- a CDS encoding efflux RND transporter periplasmic adaptor subunit produces the protein MKRKTRLILISLLALAAGAGIVHSCKGGKAALSIDTAGVEKGNVSITVTATGTLEAITTVEVGTQVSGVIERLYADFNSVVKKGQLLAKLDETMLRATLDQSEATLMDAEADLSYQNGNYQRMKSLYDKNLIAQADFDQAEYSYKRSLAGVASAKASLQRNQVNLAYASIYSPIDGVVLNRAVDEGQTVAASFNTPTLFTIANDLTRMEVQASVDEADIGQVREGQRVEFTVDAFPSEEFEGTVTEIRLKPVVTSNVVTYTVIINAPNPEKKLMPGMTASVNIFLSEADTVLIIPSKALKFKPESENTSGKTMMTRRPERGEMVWVYEGGRMLPRSVKTGLSDGSITEIISGLKEGEEVILSAKTAEKSQKNEKTASSPFVPKRPGSANKNNPPQPPPQ, from the coding sequence ATGAAACGTAAAACAAGATTGATCCTGATATCCCTGCTGGCACTGGCTGCCGGTGCAGGCATCGTCCACTCCTGCAAAGGCGGGAAAGCGGCCTTATCTATTGATACGGCCGGGGTAGAAAAAGGCAATGTCAGCATTACCGTCACTGCTACCGGCACCCTCGAGGCCATCACCACCGTTGAAGTAGGCACCCAGGTTTCAGGCGTGATAGAGCGCCTTTATGCTGATTTCAATTCAGTGGTAAAGAAAGGTCAGTTACTGGCGAAGCTCGATGAAACCATGCTGCGTGCCACCCTCGACCAGAGCGAAGCGACCCTGATGGATGCCGAAGCCGACCTGAGCTACCAGAACGGCAACTACCAGCGGATGAAGAGTCTTTACGATAAAAACCTGATTGCTCAGGCTGATTTTGACCAGGCGGAATACAGCTATAAAAGATCTCTGGCCGGTGTGGCAAGTGCCAAAGCCTCGCTGCAACGCAACCAGGTGAACCTTGCCTATGCTTCCATCTATTCTCCCATCGACGGAGTAGTGCTGAACCGCGCAGTGGACGAAGGACAAACAGTGGCAGCAAGTTTCAATACCCCAACGCTGTTTACGATAGCCAACGACCTCACCCGTATGGAAGTGCAGGCAAGTGTTGATGAAGCCGATATTGGCCAGGTACGCGAAGGACAAAGGGTTGAATTTACGGTGGATGCCTTCCCAAGTGAGGAATTCGAAGGAACGGTGACCGAAATCCGTCTGAAACCGGTAGTTACCTCCAATGTGGTTACCTACACCGTAATCATCAATGCGCCCAATCCGGAAAAAAAACTGATGCCGGGCATGACTGCAAGCGTAAATATTTTTCTTTCCGAAGCGGACACTGTGCTCATAATACCTTCGAAAGCATTGAAATTTAAACCGGAATCTGAGAATACATCCGGCAAAACCATGATGACCAGAAGGCCCGAGAGGGGTGAAATGGTATGGGTTTACGAAGGGGGCAGAATGCTGCCGCGAAGTGTAAAAACGGGCCTGAGCGACGGCAGCATTACGGAAATCATCTCCGGCCTGAAGGAGGGAGAAGAAGTGATTCTTTCCGCCAAAACCGCGGAGAAGTCACAGAAAAACGAAAAAACCGCATCCAGCCCCTTTGTTCCCAAACGACCTGGATCCGCGAACAAGAACAACCCGCCGCAACCACCACCACAATAA